In Candidatus Methanomethylophilus alvi Mx1201, a genomic segment contains:
- a CDS encoding pyridoxal phosphate-dependent aminotransferase gives MLYVDPYVKNTFRKSQPEGRKTFIRLDQNENPDGLPKWFFDKVMKEITPETLSMYPEEGVLVEKYADMIGVKPTNVTLTDGSLIGMGYLIHVFGKPGKNLVVVKPTFNMYGVFGSLNGMNTVEVPYEKDFTMPIEKIMDAIDENTGIVVLVNPNMPVGNTYEQDEIERVIQKAAKYDALVIVDEAYHYFYDGTSIPFIDKYENVAVLRTFSKMLAITALRLGAVISNENIIHYVNNWRPHYTINAVTLKFGEMIVDEHEKLLAELSANFKEGKEYITKRLGAENYDIIPSNGCFMCIRLRHRTGEYVTAELKKRNILILCGTGPLEGYIRLSVCGKKYMEIFADALLDIDQE, from the coding sequence ATGCTTTATGTAGATCCATATGTAAAAAATACCTTCCGTAAAAGTCAGCCCGAAGGCAGGAAGACCTTCATCAGACTCGATCAGAATGAGAATCCTGACGGCCTTCCGAAATGGTTCTTCGATAAGGTGATGAAGGAGATAACTCCCGAAACCCTTTCGATGTATCCGGAGGAGGGCGTACTTGTTGAAAAATACGCGGACATGATCGGCGTAAAACCGACAAACGTCACGCTCACCGATGGCAGCCTCATTGGCATGGGCTATCTGATCCATGTATTCGGGAAACCTGGGAAGAACCTTGTCGTGGTAAAACCGACATTCAACATGTACGGTGTATTCGGCAGTCTGAACGGCATGAATACTGTTGAAGTCCCCTACGAGAAAGACTTTACAATGCCCATCGAGAAGATCATGGACGCCATCGATGAAAATACGGGTATCGTGGTTCTCGTAAACCCCAATATGCCTGTAGGAAACACCTATGAGCAGGATGAGATAGAGAGGGTCATCCAAAAAGCGGCCAAATATGATGCCTTGGTCATAGTAGACGAGGCATACCATTACTTCTATGACGGCACATCGATACCATTTATCGATAAGTATGAAAATGTAGCGGTCCTTAGGACTTTCTCCAAAATGCTGGCCATAACTGCCCTCAGGCTAGGAGCGGTCATCTCTAACGAGAACATCATCCACTACGTCAACAATTGGAGACCGCACTATACGATCAATGCGGTGACGTTGAAATTCGGAGAGATGATCGTCGACGAGCATGAAAAACTTCTTGCGGAGTTGAGTGCTAACTTCAAGGAGGGCAAGGAATACATCACGAAGCGTCTCGGTGCGGAAAACTATGACATCATACCCAGCAACGGATGTTTCATGTGCATACGTCTGCGCCATAGGACCGGGGAATACGTCACTGCCGAATTGAAGAAGAGGAACATCCTGATCCTCTGCGGCACAGGGCCCTTGGAAGGGTATATCCGCCTATCGGTCTGCGGAAAAAAATACATGGAAATATTCG
- a CDS encoding glycosyltransferase 87 family protein, producing the protein MHEWPCIDKIRGHICRIRHPLAAIVIAGLAIHLLIMLLAMVYDSDYWAIVIRNINAGEGLYGMEGYYYTPVWGYILGLVSAFQNACLSLGDSAVRVFDVIYFEASGHQTSATVTSLVFNYCTKLPLLICDVILAYLTYVLVDELKHDRKKATLAFALVFLCPVIIGSTGIIGMPDTLAATFMMLSLLLVIKNRSLLAGMCFAMAVLTKFFPVFLFFPLVVYVLARNRDDRRKGYTQVVMAAIGAISVMAVIFLPQIMAGDLSACFQFLTDRSGTSAESTLLSKLMGYTRILAYVLVIIASALVARSIYRTDADNLEKALLRGSMIVLALCLLYPPATQYIVVLVPLLAYYIAAENHKYIRCWKLLAIGATIVFMVSLSTHLLPLAVSTGLIEISSLEHFFDIWNSGAGVFTVWNIEFVIGSILQYAGILVVLLMAYGRYLNRLFGGGRSGKAEGNKG; encoded by the coding sequence ATGCATGAGTGGCCATGTATCGACAAGATAAGGGGACACATATGCAGGATAAGACATCCTCTCGCCGCCATAGTGATCGCGGGGCTTGCGATACATCTTCTGATAATGCTGTTGGCCATGGTCTATGATTCGGATTATTGGGCCATAGTCATCAGGAACATAAACGCTGGCGAAGGGCTCTATGGCATGGAGGGCTACTATTACACGCCTGTATGGGGATACATCCTGGGATTAGTCAGTGCGTTTCAGAATGCGTGCTTGAGTCTGGGGGATTCCGCCGTAAGGGTATTCGACGTCATCTACTTCGAGGCAAGCGGTCATCAGACCAGTGCAACGGTCACATCCTTGGTCTTTAACTACTGTACAAAACTGCCCCTCCTCATATGCGATGTCATCCTGGCATATCTGACGTACGTTCTCGTGGATGAGCTTAAGCATGACAGGAAGAAGGCGACACTTGCTTTCGCACTCGTCTTCCTCTGCCCGGTCATAATCGGTTCCACGGGAATAATCGGTATGCCGGATACCTTGGCCGCCACGTTCATGATGCTGTCTCTGCTGCTGGTGATCAAGAACAGGTCTTTGTTGGCGGGGATGTGCTTCGCCATGGCCGTATTGACGAAATTCTTCCCCGTGTTCCTGTTCTTCCCGCTGGTGGTTTATGTACTTGCCAGAAACAGGGACGACCGCAGGAAAGGGTATACGCAAGTAGTCATGGCCGCCATAGGGGCCATATCCGTCATGGCGGTCATATTCCTGCCGCAGATCATGGCGGGCGACCTGTCCGCCTGCTTCCAATTCCTTACCGACCGCTCCGGCACTTCGGCGGAGAGTACCCTTCTTTCAAAACTCATGGGTTACACACGTATCCTCGCATATGTCCTGGTGATCATAGCATCCGCACTCGTAGCCAGAAGTATATATCGCACGGATGCGGACAATCTGGAGAAGGCATTGCTCAGAGGATCCATGATCGTCTTGGCCCTGTGCCTGCTATACCCTCCCGCCACGCAGTACATCGTAGTCCTCGTCCCTCTTCTGGCATATTACATCGCTGCGGAGAACCACAAGTATATCCGTTGTTGGAAACTTCTTGCGATAGGGGCGACGATAGTATTCATGGTGTCCCTTTCGACACACCTTTTGCCTTTGGCGGTATCCACGGGACTTATCGAGATTAGTTCCTTGGAACATTTCTTCGACATCTGGAATTCCGGGGCCGGCGTATTCACGGTCTGGAACATCGAGTTCGTCATCGGAAGCATTCTTCAATATGCAGGCATACTGGTCGTATTGCTCATGGCATACGGCAGGTACCTGAACAGATTGTTCGGAGGTGGGAGGTCTGGCAAAGCAGAAGGGAACAAAGGATGA
- a CDS encoding lipopolysaccharide biosynthesis protein produces MGGLAKQKGTKDEDQFSSKVSYNMAINILRTVVMALFGFLMVPYYIDQFGLATYAILPLATSISSYVLAITDPLGDAFARYTSIAIQKNDMGLANRTYSSSMLGMMRCMAVLIPLVVLISLASPYVFNVAGSAALDVQIMFAMILLSSLLISFSACLGSVFMAYNKLYIIYASKTVYCVAQVVLVILFFVMHGASLPLLGASYVIASVLMILIMAVYVKKVCPQIELSRKNYDRSMLKEMSALGMWATLSDFGTLMYIEASLIIVNVCLGAAEQASFSIVANMISMINTATSSLAAVSVPLAYRYFANRDRKGLVDTMTFFMKFTGMVMAFPVAFIILFMPQILELWLGPGYENLYDMLYIMLPMEISFCTIRVLLTVPIVYVKMRPVAFATAAFGILNVAMCLVVLTFTDLGMLGACACWAVSMFLLKVVFYPLYCSKLTKTKKLQYLTPLLYSHAMFAIVLVIGCLFNSVYVISTRWVSVIFAFVAAFIIYFIIVMRFLFNKEEKGMILHFLPGFIRRAIER; encoded by the coding sequence GTGGGAGGTCTGGCAAAGCAGAAGGGAACAAAGGATGAGGATCAGTTCTCCAGCAAGGTCTCCTACAATATGGCCATTAACATCCTGCGCACTGTTGTAATGGCATTGTTCGGGTTCCTGATGGTTCCGTATTACATCGACCAGTTCGGGTTGGCCACCTATGCCATCCTTCCGCTGGCGACATCCATCTCCAGCTATGTCCTTGCCATAACGGATCCTCTGGGAGATGCCTTCGCAAGGTATACGTCGATAGCCATCCAGAAGAATGACATGGGGCTCGCCAACAGGACCTACAGCTCATCCATGTTAGGTATGATGAGGTGTATGGCTGTACTGATCCCGTTGGTGGTGCTGATCTCTTTGGCATCCCCTTATGTCTTCAACGTCGCCGGTTCTGCCGCCTTGGATGTGCAGATCATGTTCGCCATGATCCTTCTGTCCTCGCTCCTGATCTCGTTCAGCGCATGTCTGGGCAGTGTCTTCATGGCATACAACAAGTTATACATCATATATGCCAGCAAGACGGTGTATTGCGTTGCCCAGGTGGTATTGGTCATATTGTTCTTCGTCATGCATGGGGCATCATTGCCCCTGCTGGGAGCATCGTATGTCATCGCATCGGTGCTCATGATACTGATCATGGCGGTCTATGTCAAGAAAGTCTGTCCCCAGATCGAACTCTCAAGGAAGAATTATGACAGGAGTATGCTGAAAGAGATGTCCGCCCTCGGCATGTGGGCAACACTCAGTGATTTCGGTACGCTGATGTATATCGAGGCATCTTTGATAATTGTAAATGTATGCTTAGGCGCTGCAGAACAGGCATCATTCTCTATTGTAGCAAACATGATCTCCATGATCAATACTGCAACGTCTTCCCTGGCAGCGGTATCCGTCCCTCTGGCATATCGTTATTTCGCCAACAGGGATCGGAAAGGCCTGGTAGACACGATGACCTTTTTCATGAAGTTCACCGGCATGGTGATGGCGTTTCCCGTGGCATTCATCATATTGTTCATGCCACAGATACTGGAGCTGTGGCTGGGTCCTGGGTACGAGAACCTCTACGATATGCTGTACATCATGCTTCCCATGGAGATATCGTTCTGTACCATCAGAGTCCTTCTCACAGTTCCCATCGTCTATGTGAAGATGAGGCCCGTGGCTTTTGCCACCGCAGCCTTCGGCATTCTGAATGTGGCAATGTGCCTCGTAGTTCTGACCTTTACCGATTTGGGGATGTTGGGCGCATGTGCATGTTGGGCTGTTTCGATGTTCCTTCTGAAGGTGGTGTTCTATCCGTTGTACTGCTCGAAACTGACCAAGACCAAGAAACTGCAGTATCTTACCCCCCTTCTTTACAGTCATGCGATGTTCGCCATAGTGTTGGTCATCGGATGCCTATTCAATAGTGTCTACGTCATCTCCACAAGATGGGTCTCCGTTATTTTTGCATTCGTGGCGGCCTTCATCATATATTTCATAATCGTTATGCGTTTCCTTTTCAACAAAGAAGAAAAGGGAATGATATTGCATTTTCTACCAGGATTCATACGGAGAGCGATAGAGCGGTGA
- a CDS encoding GtrA family protein encodes MSFINSLFYGKHGEGIRYLFIGGLNVIITWIIYAAFVLVGIGPSISNAFSWIVGVAVAFILNKVFVFNSKTHEKKEVSREVASFTLGRVFTGIVNILGFALLYDVGINQELFGIDGFFAKIIISAIEIILNYVISKYLVFIDKK; translated from the coding sequence ATGTCGTTTATCAACAGCCTGTTCTATGGAAAACATGGGGAAGGGATACGCTACCTGTTCATAGGCGGTCTGAATGTAATCATCACCTGGATTATCTATGCCGCATTCGTGCTTGTAGGCATAGGTCCCTCCATAAGTAACGCATTTTCATGGATTGTAGGAGTGGCCGTCGCATTTATCCTAAACAAAGTATTCGTTTTCAACAGTAAGACTCATGAGAAAAAGGAAGTCAGCAGAGAAGTGGCATCTTTTACTTTAGGCAGAGTGTTCACTGGCATAGTAAACATTCTGGGGTTCGCACTCCTGTATGATGTGGGCATAAATCAGGAACTGTTCGGAATAGATGGGTTCTTCGCAAAAATCATAATCTCTGCAATAGAAATTATACTGAATTATGTGATAAGCAAATATCTGGTATTCATAGACAAAAAATAA
- a CDS encoding glycosyltransferase, whose translation MSDIEITVGICAYNEAQIIERAIRSIFSQKLSGIVVKEVLVVSSGSTDDTDEIVTKLIPEFPPLRLFRQEKREGKNSAINCYLDNKTCDIVVMLNADNVFGTDDSLQKLVEPFRDPKVGITGGRPIPTNDKKDKIGFAVHMMWCMHHELALVHPKIGELIAFRDIGTRLPTDMQSDEDIIRMKLEQAGYICVYVGDSIILNRGPETLEDFMKQRIRVNIGECTMKKMYNYDIPTWNTKYLIHALYDSIHELGFHPYKMLYVAMLERKCRRIAQEHVDKGEDNMSIWDRVDSTKKL comes from the coding sequence ATGTCGGATATCGAGATAACGGTTGGGATCTGCGCATACAATGAAGCACAGATCATAGAAAGGGCCATCAGGTCCATCTTCTCCCAGAAACTATCCGGCATAGTCGTAAAAGAAGTTCTGGTCGTATCTAGTGGTAGCACCGACGACACGGATGAAATCGTAACAAAACTGATTCCGGAATTTCCTCCCCTCAGATTGTTCCGTCAGGAAAAAAGGGAAGGAAAGAACTCTGCCATCAACTGTTACCTCGACAACAAGACCTGCGACATAGTCGTCATGCTGAATGCAGACAACGTGTTCGGGACAGATGATTCATTGCAGAAACTAGTGGAACCTTTCCGCGATCCAAAGGTCGGAATCACAGGCGGACGCCCCATACCCACCAATGACAAAAAGGACAAAATAGGATTCGCCGTCCACATGATGTGGTGTATGCATCACGAGCTGGCACTGGTGCATCCAAAGATCGGGGAGCTTATCGCATTCAGGGACATAGGCACCCGTCTTCCCACAGATATGCAATCAGATGAGGACATCATCCGGATGAAACTGGAACAGGCCGGTTACATATGTGTGTATGTAGGGGACAGCATAATACTCAACAGGGGTCCGGAGACCCTTGAGGATTTCATGAAACAGAGGATCCGCGTCAACATCGGTGAATGCACCATGAAAAAGATGTATAATTACGACATCCCGACATGGAATACAAAATATCTGATTCATGCACTGTATGACAGCATACATGAACTTGGATTCCACCCTTACAAGATGTTGTACGTCGCCATGCTGGAACGTAAATGCAGACGTATCGCCCAAGAACATGTAGACAAAGGTGAAGACAATATGAGCATCTGGGATCGCGTAGATTCCACCAAAAAACTATGA
- a CDS encoding glycosyltransferase 87 family protein: MLDMVFKGIRATHSAIGFPSGTFLSILVLGLAIRFALIPFFTYPYDIEHWAIIMQNSESGNALFGLTGYFYTPVWGYLLNLGSFFLNSFLTIGEYGSRFADLFGIEGLHNIFYTATTTSPAFNCAIKIPLVIVDVVVGYLLYRLIMHDTEDVRKATAGFGLWFLCPVVIYMSSVQATFDCICALVTILSLLLLRNDRCFLAGAMLALAALTKFFPAFLAILFCIYVIKVHENDGKKYVKLTEGVIGAAFMFALMVFPQVLDGTLANDFTFVSDRMSESSLLEWSSKTIEILALLFVMIYTAIRMYKGSGETVKQKLFFYSLAILAASVLMRIGPQYSITFLPLLAYFAVIGNRHYKIGFIVIGIIAMLAGFMNNSLSLLTTAVEYYGMWDVTSLINAMEMLDMALFDSTVQAQIISLLNIVQRVTIILLLLFMWEEDYDGKRFAKFRSVLVKVRTVLTRCNDEGA, translated from the coding sequence ATGTTGGACATGGTCTTTAAGGGTATCAGGGCAACCCATTCGGCTATCGGTTTTCCGTCTGGTACTTTTCTGTCTATCCTTGTTTTAGGTCTGGCAATACGTTTTGCACTAATTCCATTTTTTACATACCCTTACGATATAGAGCACTGGGCCATCATAATGCAGAATTCTGAGAGTGGGAATGCATTATTTGGTCTTACTGGGTATTTCTACACGCCTGTGTGGGGATATCTTTTGAATTTGGGGTCGTTCTTTTTGAACTCTTTCTTGACCATAGGGGAATATGGGAGTAGGTTCGCAGATCTTTTTGGTATCGAGGGACTCCATAACATATTCTATACTGCGACTACGACCAGCCCTGCATTCAATTGTGCGATTAAAATTCCGTTGGTAATCGTGGATGTTGTCGTAGGATATTTGTTGTATCGGTTGATTATGCACGATACGGAAGACGTCAGGAAGGCAACGGCCGGGTTCGGTCTCTGGTTCCTGTGTCCAGTAGTCATATATATGTCGTCTGTGCAGGCTACGTTCGATTGTATTTGTGCCCTTGTGACTATCCTGAGTCTTTTACTCTTGAGAAATGACCGTTGTTTTTTGGCAGGTGCTATGTTGGCTCTTGCGGCATTGACTAAGTTCTTTCCAGCATTTTTGGCGATATTATTTTGTATTTATGTTATCAAAGTTCATGAGAATGACGGTAAAAAGTATGTCAAACTAACTGAAGGCGTGATTGGTGCGGCCTTTATGTTCGCATTGATGGTGTTTCCACAGGTATTGGATGGAACATTGGCGAATGATTTCACGTTTGTTTCTGATCGTATGAGTGAATCAAGTCTTCTTGAGTGGTCTTCTAAGACGATCGAAATCTTAGCACTTCTATTCGTAATGATCTATACTGCGATCAGGATGTATAAGGGGTCTGGAGAAACAGTAAAACAGAAACTATTCTTCTACTCTCTTGCGATTCTAGCAGCATCTGTGTTGATGAGAATAGGTCCGCAATACAGTATAACATTCCTTCCATTGCTTGCGTATTTTGCAGTTATAGGGAATAGACATTATAAGATAGGGTTCATAGTCATAGGGATCATCGCTATGTTGGCAGGTTTTATGAACAATAGCCTGTCTTTGCTTACAACAGCTGTCGAATACTATGGCATGTGGGACGTGACTTCTTTAATAAATGCCATGGAAATGCTTGATATGGCTTTGTTTGACAGTACTGTACAAGCGCAGATCATATCTCTGTTGAATATTGTCCAGAGAGTCACCATCATTCTGCTTCTTCTATTCATGTGGGAGGAGGATTATGATGGGAAAAGATTTGCAAAGTTCCGTTCCGTTCTGGTTAAGGTAAGGACGGTCCTGACGAGGTGTAATGATGAAGGTGCCTAA